From the Mycobacterium sp. 155 genome, the window CATCGGGCGCGGCTTCGGTCTGCTGCACTATCACGAACAGACCGCAGTCGACACAGCACAGTATCCGTGGACCCTGGACAACCCTGCCTACGGCTGGTTCGGCTTGTCCTCGGCGGTGCGTATCAAGGTCGGGGACGCGGTGCGTGCGGTGTCGGTGGCCGAAGTGGTCGCGCCAGACCTCATCGCTTCCTCGGACGCACCCGATTCGCGAGAGTTGATGGTCGCACTCGTCCGCGCCGGGGTGACCGCCACCTGCAGCAGCGCCGACAAACCTCGCTACGGCAACCTGGCCGTGGATTCCAACCTGCCCGATACCCGGCTCGCTCTTGGTGGACCCAGTGAAAACTCCTTCACCGCAGCGGTTCTCGCCGAAACCGATGTCGCCTATAGTGACGAACTCAAACGTCAGCTCGACGCCACCGGATCGGCCAGGGTGTGGGTGCCCGCGACGGCGCCACTGGTCGACCAGTGGGTTCCCGACGCCGACCTGCGCGCGCCGCGGGCCTTGCCGGTGCTGATCCTGGCTGGCGACCTCACGGCGGTGGTCGACGACCTCGCCGACGCCGAGATCGTCGTGGACCAGCATGTGCCGACCGAAGCCGAAGCGTTCGAGCAGCGCACTGTGGCAGTGCTCAACCGAGGTGTGCCAGGGTTCGCCGTCGAGCCGGATGGCACCCTGCACACCTCGCTCATGCGGTCCTGCACCGGCTGGCCCTCGGGCACGTGGATCGATCCGCCGCGCAGGACTGCACCCGACGGTTCCAATTTCCAATTACAGCACTGGACACATACTTTCGACTACGCCCTGGTCGCCGGCGACGGTGACTGGCGTGAGGCCGGCGTCGCCGCGCGCGGGGCGGAATTCAACCGGCCGTTGCGGGCGGTACCGGCTGGGCGCAGCCCGGCCGGTGGCCTGCCGTCGTGGGGTTCTCTGTTGGAGATCGAGCCGGCCGGACAGGTGCAACTCGGTGCGCTCAAGGCCGCCGGCAATCCGTTGGCCTCCGGCAGTGTGCGGCCCGCGGACCCGTCCGGCGGCATCACGGCTCGCCTGGTCGAAATCTGGGGTAAGGCAACCGATGTGTCGATCCGATCCGGGTTGCGCTCTGTAGCTCTGACGCGCCTCAATCTGCTCGAGGCATCCCGCGTGCAGCAGGATCCGCGAGACCGGCTGGAGCTGAGTGGTTTTGAGATCGCGACGGTGTCAACCCGGCTGAACCTACCCCGGGTGCTGCGTGCGGAGCATCGCGCATTGGCGCCGGAGGCCGAAGCGGTTCAACCGCTCTACGCTCGGTACTGGCTGCACAATCGAGGCCCGGCACCGCTGGGTGGCCTACCCGCCGTGGCGCATCTGCACCCGGGAAGCCTTACCGTGACATCGGATTCACCGGTGATGCTACGCCTGACGGCGGCCAGTGACTGCACCGATGCGCCGCTGCACGGCCGGGTCCGGGTGATCGTTCCGCCGGGGTGGACAGCGGATCCGGCCGAACTCCCGTTCGTGCTCCCGCCCGGCGAACATCTGGAAACGGAGGTGGCACTGGGCATGCCGGCCGGCGTCGTACCGGGGCTGTATCCGATCCGCGCGGAACTCGTGGTCACCGGAGCCGACTCGGCCGCGCTGCCGCCGTCCTGGCGCCAGGTGGTCGAGGACGTCTGCGTCGTGACTGTCGGTGAACCGGGCGGGCAGGTGCTCAAACTGTGCTCCGAACTACAGCCGATAGAGGTCAAAGCCGGTGACAGCAACCAGCTTTTGGTTGAGCTGGGTACCGATGCCCGGGCCGGCTTGAGTGCCGAGGCGCACTTGATCAGCCCGTGGGGCACCTGGGACTGGATGGGCCCGGCGGCCGTCGGGTTTGAACTCCCGGCCGGTGGGACGGCGCAGATCGGTTTCGACGTGGCGCCGCCCGAATGGATCGACCCAGGGGAATGGTGGGTGCTGATCAGGGTCGGCTGTGCCGGGCGGCTGTTGTACACCCCGGCCGTTCGGGTGGTGGTGCGATGAGCGCTTGCGCGAAGAGTCAAGCGGTGCCAATGAGTTTGGCTGCGGTGGTCGCTGGAAAGCCGGTGCTGGTCAGCGAGATCGACGAACGGGAGGCGATGGTGCGGGCAGGGAACTTCGCATCGGCGCTGCCGCGTCCCGGCACCAGCGAGGGCAGGCAGCTGCGCCGCTGGCTGACGCAGCTGGTGGTGGCGGAACGGGTGCTGGCGGTCGAGGCTGCTGCCCGCCACCCGGACCTCGCCGGGGCTGACACAGAGGACGAGCTGCTGCCGGATACGGCCGCGCGCCTGGAGATTGGCAGTGTGGCGGCCGCGGTGCTGGCCACGCCACTGGCACGGGCGATGTTCACCGAGGTCACCTGGGCCGTGGAGGTGGGCGACGAGGATATCGCCGCATACTACGCCCGCAACCCGTTGCGCTTCACGGCGAAACCTGAAGTCCAGCAACAGGGCTGGCGTGCCAAGCCGGTGCCGCCGGCGTTCGAGCAGGTGCGCGACCGGATCGCCGAGCACCTGCTGGCCGCAGCCCGCCGACGTGCTTTCCGGTTGTGGCTCGACGTGCGGTATGCCGAACTGGTCGAGCTTGCGCCCGGGTATGAGCATCCGGGGGATCCGCGGCAGCCAGACAATACCCACCAGCATTAGCGATGGGCGCCCTCACCGTTGCCCTGGACATCGGCGGAACCAAGGTCGCCGCAGGTCTCGTCGACTCCGATGGCGTCCTGGTGCACCACGCCACCGCGCCGACCCCGGACGGGAACGCCGAGACGATCTGGGGCGTCGTCGAGACTTTGCTTGTTGACACGCTGCGCCTGGCCGACGGGGCAGTGCGTGGTGTCGGCATCGGATCGGCCGGGCCGGTGGACCTGCCGAGCGGAACCGTCAGCCCCATCAATATCACGCAGTGGCATCGTTTTCCGATCGTCGAACGCGTCGAGTCGGTGTCGCGGTTGCCGGTGCGACTCGGCGGCGACGGGTTGTGCCTGGCGTTGGGGGAGCATTGGCGAGGTGCCGGCCGGGGCGCCCGGTTCATGCTCGGCATGGTGGTGTCGACCGGGGTCGGCGGCGGGCTGGTATTCGACGGCGCGCCGTATGCCGGCCGCACCGGAAATGCCGGGCACGTCGGGCATGTCATCGTCGCGCCGGACGGCGGGGCGCTGTGTGCGTGCGGTGGGCATGGGTGTGTGGAGACGATCGCCTCCGGTCCGCACCTGGTGCAGTGGGCGCGCGACCAGGGCTGGGCTGCGCCGGAGGGGGCCGACGCCGGGGCTCTGGCTGCCGCGGCGTCCGCGGGGGAGCCGCTTGCGCTCAAGGCTTTTCGGCGTGGTGCCACTGCGATTGCGGCGATGATCGCGTCGGTGGGCGCGGTGTGCGACCTCGACTTGGTCGTGATCGGCGGCGGGGTAGCCAAGTCCGGGGACCTGCTGTTCGCACCGATCCGCGACGCGCTTGCGTGCTATGCCGGGCTGGCGTTTCTGCGTACGTTGCGCGTCGTACCCGCCGAACTGGGCGGCGACGCCGGGCTGGTTGGTGCAGCCGCCCTCCTGCGGGCCTGAGGCTTCTGCATCTGAAGTTGCATGTGGGTGCGTCCCCAGTCGCACAGGACCTGCAGCACCGGCGCCAGCGTCATGCCGTACTCGGAGATCGAATAGTGCACGCACGGCGGCACGGTGCCCGCGTCGTGGCGATCGATGATCCCGGCCTCGACGAGGTCATGCAGGTGCCGGATCAGCATGCGCTCGGTGATTTCGGGGATGCTGCGCCGAAGTTCGGCGGTGCGCATCGGCCCGTCGAACAAGCGCCACAGAATGGTGCCTTTCCAGCGGCCGTCGACGATGGAGAGTGTGGTGTCGATCGGGCACTCGCCGATCTCCTTCTTCGAGACCGCCACGGCTCGTCTCCTTGTGGATTTGTACTGACTAATTTGTCAGTACCTTGTTTTTTGTCAGCTTAATGACGAGGGTAGATGTCATGGAACAGATCGTGCAAATCCTCGCTGTGCTCGGTATTGGAACTCTCGTCGGCGTCGAGTTCGGGGTCGCCGTGTTCACCAATCCCATCGTGGAGCGGTTGCCTGACGACGCGTATCGACAGGCCCGTGCCACCGGCGGTCGGATCCTCGGCACCGTCATGCCGTTCTGGTACTTCGCCGCGGCGGCCCTGCTGGTCGGTGTCGCGTGGCTCGGGCGGTCCCCGCTGGCGATTGCCGCGGTCGCGGTGATGGGTGTGACCATGGTCTTGTCGCTGACCACACTGGTGCCCATCAACAATCGCGTCGCGGCGTCGATGGGAGCCGGTCTCGAGGAGACGCCGGTTCGGGAACTGGCGCATCGGTGGGACCGGCTGCATTGGCTGCGGGTGGCCCTGTTGGCTGTTGCGTTCGTGTTGCTGGCGGTCGCGGGTACACGCTGAGCGGTGACGAACGTGCGCATAGTGGCGGCCGGGGGCGGCGTGGCGGGCAGCAGACCCGCACGCTCGCGGTGCAGGGGACGAGGAATGAGGAATTAGGACGTCAGGCGGGTGCTCGGCTACTCTGGTCGGGTTCCACCGAAGACCGTCGGTCACCGATGAGCGCTTGCACGAAGAGCAAGTGGCTCGGCAATCGGTTGAAGGCCTGGGGGAGACCCCAGCGGCCCACGCAGGAGGACGAGGCTAGTTACGACCTTCGGATTAAAAGTCCGTAGATTTTCACGCCCCGACCTGTCTGCGTCGGGGCGTTCGTCATTTCATGGCCTTTGACGCCGGCTGTCCAGGTGGATCGACCGATACCCACCACAAGGAGGCATGCATGGCCAAGGCTGATAAGGCCACGGCGGTTGCCGACATTGCCGAGCAGTTCAAGGGGGCGACGGCCACCGTCGTCACCGAGTACCGCGGGCTCACCGTGGCAAACCTGGCCGAACTCCGTCGTTCCCTCGGCGACTCGACCACGTACACCGTCGCCAAGAACACCCTGGTGAAGCGGGCCGCCTCGGAAGCCGGCATTGAAGGCCTCGATGATCTGTTCGCCGGTCCGACGGCGATCGCGTTCGTCCAGGGCGAGCCGGTCGACGCCGCCAAGGCGATCAAGAAGTTCGCCAAGGACCACAAGGCGCTCGTCATCAAGGGCGGCTACATGGACGGCCGCGCCCTCTCGATCTCCGAGGTCGAGAAGATCGCCGACCTCGAGTCGCGCGAGGTGCTGCTGGCCAAGCTGGCAGGCGCCATGAAGGGCAACCTGTCCAAGGCTGCCGGCCTGTTCAACGCGCCCGCTTCGCAGGTTGCCCGGCTGGCCGCCGCGCTGCAGGAGAAGAAGGCATCCGAAGAAGCGGCTTAGAGACCGCCGCTTTCACCTACCCCATACATCAGTAAGAAATAAGGAAGGACCATCAACATGGCAAAGCTGTCTACCGAAGAACTGCTCGACGCTTTCAAGGAAATGACGCTGCTGGAGCTCTCTGAGTTCGTCAAGCAGTTCGAGGAGACCTTCGAGGTCACCGCCGCCGCTCCGGTCGCCGTCGCGGCCGCCGGTGCCGCCCCGGCCGCCGCCGAGGCCGCTGAGGAGCAGTCGGAGTTCGACGTCATCCTCGAGGGTGCCGGCGAGAAGAAGATCGGCGTCATCAAGGTCGTCCGCGAGATCGTCTCCGGCCTGGGCCTGAAGGAAGCCAAGGATCTGGTCGACGGTGCCCCCAAGCCGTTGCTGGAGAAGGTCACCAAGGAGGCCGCCGAGGACGCCAAGGCCAAGCTCGAGGCCGCCGGCGCTTCGGTCACCGTCAAGTAGTTCCCGTCCTGCCAAAGATCCCCGGATCCCTCGGATTCGGGGATCTTTGCCGTTCTGATAAGCGCGCGGATTCTGTGGACACAACCATGCTGCGGTGGTAGTGCGTAGGTTATGGTGACTCAAACCACAGGCTGGAGTCGTGGCGCGGTCAAGGGGTAGGCGGGAGGATCTCTGATGGGCGTCCAAATCGACGTAACCGGGCTCAGCAAGTCATTTGGATCGTCGAAGATCTGGGAGGACGTGACCCTGACCATCCCTGCCGGGGAGGTCAGCGTGTTGCTGGGCCCGTCCGGTACCGGTAAGTCCGTGTTCCTGAAGTCCCTGATCGGGCTGCTGCGTCCCGAGCGCGGCTCGATCGTCATCGACGGCACCGACATCATCGAGTGCTCGGCCAAGGAACTCTACGAGATCCGCACGCTGTTCGGTGTGCTGTTCCAGGACGGCGCGCTGTTCGGCTCGATGAACATCTACGACAACACGGCCTTCCCGCTGCGCGAGCACACCAAGAAGTCCGAAAGCGAAATCCGCAACATCGTCATGGAGAAGCTCGAGCTGGTGGGCATGCCCA encodes:
- the rplL gene encoding 50S ribosomal protein L7/L12, with translation MAKLSTEELLDAFKEMTLLELSEFVKQFEETFEVTAAAPVAVAAAGAAPAAAEAAEEQSEFDVILEGAGEKKIGVIKVVREIVSGLGLKEAKDLVDGAPKPLLEKVTKEAAEDAKAKLEAAGASVTVK
- the rplJ gene encoding 50S ribosomal protein L10; the encoded protein is MAKADKATAVADIAEQFKGATATVVTEYRGLTVANLAELRRSLGDSTTYTVAKNTLVKRAASEAGIEGLDDLFAGPTAIAFVQGEPVDAAKAIKKFAKDHKALVIKGGYMDGRALSISEVEKIADLESREVLLAKLAGAMKGNLSKAAGLFNAPASQVARLAAALQEKKASEEAA
- a CDS encoding helix-turn-helix domain-containing protein — translated: MAVSKKEIGECPIDTTLSIVDGRWKGTILWRLFDGPMRTAELRRSIPEITERMLIRHLHDLVEAGIIDRHDAGTVPPCVHYSISEYGMTLAPVLQVLCDWGRTHMQLQMQKPQARRRAAAPTSPASPPSSAGTTRNVRRNASPA
- a CDS encoding ROK family protein is translated as MGALTVALDIGGTKVAAGLVDSDGVLVHHATAPTPDGNAETIWGVVETLLVDTLRLADGAVRGVGIGSAGPVDLPSGTVSPINITQWHRFPIVERVESVSRLPVRLGGDGLCLALGEHWRGAGRGARFMLGMVVSTGVGGGLVFDGAPYAGRTGNAGHVGHVIVAPDGGALCACGGHGCVETIASGPHLVQWARDQGWAAPEGADAGALAAAASAGEPLALKAFRRGATAIAAMIASVGAVCDLDLVVIGGGVAKSGDLLFAPIRDALACYAGLAFLRTLRVVPAELGGDAGLVGAAALLRA
- a CDS encoding DUF1772 domain-containing protein; translation: MEQIVQILAVLGIGTLVGVEFGVAVFTNPIVERLPDDAYRQARATGGRILGTVMPFWYFAAAALLVGVAWLGRSPLAIAAVAVMGVTMVLSLTTLVPINNRVAASMGAGLEETPVRELAHRWDRLHWLRVALLAVAFVLLAVAGTR